In Tenacibaculum pacificus, a single window of DNA contains:
- a CDS encoding RNA-binding S4 domain-containing protein — protein MRIDKYLWCIRLFKTRSIATDTCKKGHIKINGIKLKPSKEIFGNEEITIRKDQINYKIKILDIPPSRVGAKLVDLYRKDLTPKEEFDKTALLKYSKDYYRKKGAGRPTKKDRRDIDDYGVDSEENDINL, from the coding sequence ATGAGAATCGACAAATATTTGTGGTGCATCCGCTTATTTAAAACACGAAGTATCGCTACAGATACTTGTAAAAAAGGACATATAAAAATTAATGGTATCAAATTAAAACCATCTAAAGAGATCTTTGGAAATGAAGAGATAACAATTCGAAAAGATCAAATAAATTATAAAATAAAAATATTAGATATACCTCCTAGCCGTGTTGGCGCTAAATTAGTTGATTTATACAGAAAAGATTTAACTCCGAAAGAAGAGTTTGATAAAACAGCTTTATTAAAATATTCAAAAGATTATTACAGAAAAAAAGGCGCAGGAAGACCTACCAAAAAAGATAGACGAGATATTGATGATTATGGTGTCGATTCTGAAGAAAATGACATTAATTTGTAA
- a CDS encoding shikimate kinase — translation MKTVLIGYMGSGKSTIGRLLAKKNNFSFIDLDDYIEEKENMTVSEIFENKGEIYFRKQEHHYLKEILALKQDVILSLGGGTPCYAGNMDIIIAEDDTDTVYLKTSIDTIVQRLMNEKSQRPLVARLEKGDLHEFIAKHLFERSHFYNQANHKLTVDAKKVTEIVTELALLLG, via the coding sequence ATGAAAACAGTATTAATAGGATATATGGGGAGTGGTAAGTCTACCATTGGTAGGTTGTTAGCTAAAAAAAATAATTTTTCTTTTATTGATTTAGATGATTATATCGAAGAAAAAGAAAATATGACCGTATCTGAAATTTTCGAAAATAAAGGAGAAATTTATTTTCGAAAACAAGAACATCATTATTTAAAAGAGATACTTGCATTAAAACAAGATGTAATTTTATCTTTAGGAGGCGGTACACCTTGTTATGCAGGAAATATGGATATCATAATAGCTGAAGATGATACAGATACTGTTTATTTAAAAACAAGTATCGATACAATTGTACAGCGATTAATGAATGAAAAAAGCCAAAGACCTTTAGTAGCTCGATTAGAAAAAGGTGATTTACATGAGTTTATAGCTAAACATTTATTTGAGCGAAGTCATTTTTATAATCAAGCAAATCATAAATTAACCGTTGACGCTAAAAAAGTAACTGAAATTGTTACAGAATTAGCGCTTTTATTAGGTTAG
- the ytxJ gene encoding bacillithiol system redox-active protein YtxJ yields MSILNTLFGNNKETKKEKISFLNWIPLTSLEQLEEIKNQSNEEPIAIFKHSTRCSISSVAINRFEKSFDESLQDFKVYYLDLISYREVSNEVGYKFQVVHQSPQLLIIQKEVAIAHASHYEIAEIDLRKF; encoded by the coding sequence ATGAGTATATTAAACACATTATTTGGAAATAATAAAGAAACTAAAAAAGAAAAAATTTCTTTTTTAAATTGGATTCCATTAACCTCATTAGAGCAGTTAGAAGAAATAAAAAATCAATCAAATGAAGAACCTATTGCTATTTTTAAACATTCAACACGATGTAGTATTAGTAGTGTAGCAATTAATCGATTTGAAAAATCTTTTGATGAATCATTACAAGATTTTAAAGTCTATTATCTTGATTTGATTTCTTATAGAGAAGTTTCTAATGAAGTAGGATACAAATTTCAAGTAGTACATCAATCACCTCAGCTCTTAATTATTCAAAAAGAAGTAGCAATAGCACATGCTTCTCATTACGAAATTGCTGAAATTGATTTAAGAAAATTCTAA
- a CDS encoding porin family protein, whose product MKKIILMTFLLIGGIQLSKAQVNYGIKAGVNYNSNSFSDVKNDVLSGGESKTGFHAGVWLRGKIPILGMYIQPELVYTQLNSDVIFKPNTSSVTVKTSYTLNKIDVPVLLGKKIFKFGRVFAGPSFQYIIDGDFGTDEIKDVEADGFSMGIQLGAGVDLGKFGIDVRWERAFSDTESSLLNKTDASEVSFDTRINQIIVGLSYKF is encoded by the coding sequence ATGAAAAAAATTATTTTAATGACATTTCTTCTTATAGGAGGAATTCAATTATCTAAAGCTCAAGTAAATTACGGTATAAAAGCTGGGGTTAATTATAATTCAAATTCTTTTTCAGATGTAAAAAATGATGTCCTTTCAGGAGGAGAAAGTAAAACTGGTTTTCATGCTGGTGTTTGGTTACGAGGAAAAATACCAATATTAGGTATGTATATTCAGCCAGAATTAGTGTACACGCAATTAAATAGCGATGTAATTTTTAAGCCAAATACATCATCTGTAACTGTAAAAACATCATACACCTTAAATAAAATTGATGTTCCTGTATTATTAGGTAAGAAAATTTTTAAATTTGGACGTGTTTTTGCAGGACCATCTTTTCAATATATTATTGATGGAGATTTTGGAACAGATGAAATTAAAGATGTAGAAGCAGATGGTTTTTCAATGGGAATACAATTAGGTGCTGGTGTTGATTTAGGTAAATTTGGTATTGATGTACGTTGGGAAAGAGCATTTTCTGATACCGAAAGCAGTTTACTTAATAAAACAGATGCTAGTGAAGTAAGTTTTGATACAAGAATAAATCAAATAATTGTAGGTCTATCTTATAAGTTCTAA
- a CDS encoding helix-turn-helix domain-containing protein yields MEILTRLKKILSHYNLTSSTFADTIDVQRSSISHLLSGRNKPSLDFIMKTVNKFPEVDLYWFLYGEGVFPKEEKKKEIIAEVVIESEKIESKEVNINKKESPTLLSDIEVSTDKTVETKIKNSKKLVKIVLLYNDGSFNEFNQ; encoded by the coding sequence ATGGAAATTTTAACTAGATTAAAAAAAATACTTTCTCATTATAATTTAACATCATCAACCTTTGCTGATACAATAGATGTTCAACGATCTAGTATTTCTCACCTTTTATCAGGAAGAAATAAACCAAGTTTAGATTTTATTATGAAAACCGTCAATAAATTTCCTGAAGTTGATTTATATTGGTTTTTATATGGTGAAGGTGTTTTCCCTAAAGAAGAAAAAAAGAAAGAAATTATAGCTGAAGTAGTTATTGAATCTGAAAAAATAGAATCAAAAGAAGTTAATATTAATAAAAAAGAAAGCCCTACTCTACTCTCTGATATAGAAGTTTCAACAGATAAAACGGTTGAAACTAAAATAAAAAACAGTAAAAAATTAGTGAAAATTGTTTTACTATATAATGACGGTAGTTTCAATGAATTTAATCAATAA
- the smpB gene encoding SsrA-binding protein SmpB, translating to MQKKINIQNKKARFEYEILDKYTAGIQLTGTEIKSIRLGKARITESFCEFNEQGELFVINMYIEEYSFGNNFNHKTTSERRLLLNKKELRKLEREVEAKGNTIVPLKLFLNDNGWAKLDIALGKGKKNHDKRQTMKDRDNKKDLARIKKDFN from the coding sequence ATGCAAAAAAAGATTAACATACAGAATAAAAAAGCTCGTTTCGAATACGAGATACTAGATAAGTACACTGCCGGAATTCAACTTACTGGTACTGAAATTAAATCAATAAGACTTGGTAAAGCTAGAATAACTGAAAGTTTTTGTGAGTTTAATGAGCAAGGAGAACTTTTTGTTATCAATATGTATATTGAAGAATATTCTTTTGGTAATAACTTTAATCATAAAACAACTAGTGAACGCCGTTTATTACTGAATAAAAAAGAGTTAAGAAAACTAGAACGAGAAGTTGAAGCTAAAGGAAATACTATCGTGCCTCTTAAATTGTTTCTAAATGACAATGGTTGGGCAAAATTAGATATCGCTTTAGGGAAAGGAAAAAAGAATCACGATAAGCGTCAAACAATGAAAGATAGAGATAATAAAAAAGACTTAGCTCGTATAAAAAAGGATTTTAATTAA
- a CDS encoding transketolase family protein — protein MKKYTYTEKKDTRSGFGDGLTQLGKTNPNVVALCADLTGSLKMGDFKNNHPERFFQIGIAEANMIGIAAGLTIGGKIPFTGTFANFSTGRVYDQIRQSVAYSDKNVKICASHAGLTLGEDGATHQILEDIGLMKMLPGMTVINTCDYSQTKAATIAIAEHEGPVYLRFGRPKVPVFMTDEPFIIGKGIKMTEGTDVTIVATGHLVWESLQAAEQLEAKGISAEVINIHTIKPLDEEIILKSVAKTGCIVTAEEHNKYGGLGESVARCLATNTPTPQEFVAVDDSFGESATPDQLMEKYGLNDAAIVKAVGKVISRK, from the coding sequence ATGAAAAAATACACTTATACTGAAAAAAAAGATACCCGATCTGGGTTTGGTGATGGTTTAACTCAATTAGGAAAGACAAATCCTAATGTAGTTGCCTTATGCGCAGATTTAACTGGGTCTTTAAAAATGGGAGATTTCAAAAATAATCATCCAGAACGTTTCTTTCAAATAGGAATTGCTGAAGCTAACATGATTGGTATTGCTGCTGGTTTAACTATTGGAGGTAAAATTCCATTTACAGGAACATTTGCAAACTTCTCAACAGGTCGTGTTTATGATCAAATTCGTCAATCTGTAGCGTATTCAGATAAAAACGTGAAAATTTGTGCTTCACACGCAGGATTAACATTAGGTGAAGATGGTGCTACGCATCAAATTTTAGAAGATATTGGGTTAATGAAAATGTTACCTGGTATGACAGTAATTAATACTTGTGATTACAGTCAAACAAAAGCAGCAACTATTGCTATTGCTGAACACGAAGGCCCTGTATATTTACGTTTTGGTAGACCTAAAGTACCTGTTTTTATGACTGATGAGCCTTTTATCATTGGAAAAGGTATTAAAATGACTGAAGGAACTGATGTAACTATTGTTGCTACAGGTCATTTAGTTTGGGAATCATTACAAGCTGCTGAGCAATTAGAAGCAAAAGGAATTTCTGCTGAAGTAATTAATATTCATACAATTAAGCCTTTAGATGAAGAAATTATTTTAAAATCTGTAGCAAAAACAGGATGTATTGTTACTGCTGAAGAGCATAACAAATACGGAGGTTTAGGTGAAAGCGTTGCTCGTTGTTTAGCAACTAACACGCCTACTCCACAAGAATTTGTTGCTGTAGATGATAGTTTTGGTGAATCTGCAACTCCTGATCAATTAATGGAGAAATACGGTTTAAATGATGCAGCTATCGTTAAAGCTGTAGGAAAAGTTATTTCTAGAAAATAA
- a CDS encoding Maf-like protein, with amino-acid sequence MLSNKLSNYNIILASNSPRRQELIKDLDVPFTIKTKEVEEIYPENLKASEITDFLSDLKSKPFEDELTEKDLLITSDTIVWHNNKALGKPKNYDEAFEMLKSLSDNTHQVITSICISNKNFKNIFNDTTTVTFKKLTDDEVHYYIKNYQPFDKAGAYGIQEWIGKIAITKIEGSYFNVMGFPIHKLYKELINL; translated from the coding sequence ATGTTATCAAATAAATTATCAAACTACAACATTATTTTAGCGTCAAATTCACCTAGAAGACAAGAATTAATAAAAGACTTAGACGTACCTTTTACCATTAAAACAAAAGAAGTTGAAGAAATTTATCCCGAAAACTTAAAAGCTTCGGAAATTACTGATTTTCTTTCTGATTTAAAATCAAAGCCTTTTGAAGATGAATTAACAGAAAAAGATTTATTAATTACTTCGGATACCATTGTTTGGCACAATAATAAGGCACTTGGTAAACCTAAAAATTACGATGAAGCATTTGAAATGCTTAAAAGCTTATCAGATAATACACATCAAGTTATTACTTCTATCTGTATATCAAACAAAAATTTTAAAAATATATTTAACGATACCACTACAGTTACCTTTAAAAAATTAACTGATGATGAGGTTCATTATTATATAAAAAATTACCAACCTTTTGATAAAGCGGGTGCTTATGGCATTCAAGAATGGATAGGTAAAATAGCAATTACTAAAATTGAAGGGAGTTATTTTAATGTAATGGGCTTTCCTATTCATAAACTTTACAAAGAATTAATAAATTTGTAG
- a CDS encoding UbiA family prenyltransferase, translating to MMISTLLKVIRWKMLLYLGFVFFLFKYSFLYGYGFKTILSFFDLAILTIAILLFISSNYLVVFYSEKQQSITNNFFLPYAKKYAIIFGVLGLLLSTFLSFKIQKPIYSLLFIICFSIILIYSKKIVGKTFMSNILRPFLRSFLILFVCWFDSPVDITSSSDLDLFIKIQVIISLYVITSFLANIIQEVIIDIKNVNHDNKNNNKTLPILLGRNRAKKTAIIISTIICFISFSITFLYVNNVSIRYLVIFFGTVPNLVFIYYLMNASSSDDYKTLSKIFKIVFFIAFITIPIISYYLKHVIK from the coding sequence ATGATGATTAGTACATTACTTAAGGTTATTCGCTGGAAAATGCTTTTATACTTAGGGTTTGTGTTTTTTTTATTTAAATATTCTTTTTTATACGGTTATGGATTTAAAACAATACTTTCTTTTTTTGATTTAGCTATTTTAACAATAGCTATACTCCTATTTATTTCGTCTAATTATTTAGTGGTTTTTTATTCAGAAAAGCAACAATCAATAACAAATAATTTTTTTCTACCATACGCTAAAAAATACGCTATTATTTTTGGGGTATTAGGTCTTTTATTAAGTACCTTTTTATCTTTTAAAATTCAAAAACCAATTTATAGTTTACTGTTTATTATTTGTTTTTCTATTATACTTATATATTCTAAGAAAATTGTAGGAAAAACATTTATGAGTAATATATTAAGGCCTTTTTTAAGGTCTTTTCTTATATTATTTGTTTGTTGGTTTGATTCTCCTGTAGATATAACCTCATCATCAGATCTTGATTTATTTATTAAAATACAGGTAATTATTTCGTTATATGTAATTACATCTTTTTTAGCTAATATTATTCAAGAAGTAATTATAGATATAAAAAATGTCAATCACGATAATAAAAACAATAACAAAACCTTACCTATTTTATTAGGTAGAAATAGAGCTAAAAAAACAGCCATAATAATCAGTACTATTATTTGTTTTATTTCTTTTTCAATCACTTTTTTATACGTGAATAATGTTTCTATACGTTATTTAGTCATATTTTTTGGCACAGTTCCGAATTTAGTTTTTATTTACTATTTAATGAATGCTTCAAGTTCTGATGATTACAAAACATTATCTAAAATATTTAAGATTGTTTTTTTTATCGCTTTTATAACAATACCCATAATCTCTTATTACCTTAAACATGTTATCAAATAA
- the clpB gene encoding ATP-dependent chaperone ClpB: MNFNNYTTKSQETIQQAQQLAQSYGNQQIENEHIFKALFTVDENVLPFILKKLNINISILEQILEKQLESFPKVSGAELMLSRETNKTLNEASIIAKKMTDEYVSIEHLILAIFKSKSQITQVLKDQGVTEKSLTATIDELRKGERVTSQSAEETYNSLNKYANNLNKLAQDGKLDPVIGRDEEIRRLLQILSRRTKNNPLLVGEPGTGKTAIAEGLAHRIIRGDVPENLKSKIIYSLDMGALIAGAKFKGEFEERLKSVVKEVTSSDGDIVLFIDEIHTLVGAGGGDGAMDAANILKPALARGELRAIGATTLDEYQKYFEKDKALERRFQKVIVDEPDTESAISILRGIKDKYEAHHKVRIKDEAIIGAVELSQRYITNRFLPDKAIDLMDEAASKLRMEMNSKPENLDILDRKIMQLEIEIEAIKRENDTIKLKSLNEDVANLKEERNEISAKWLSEKAVVDAVQQLKTDIENYSIEADKAERNGDYGKVAELRYGKIKEAQKLLEVQQEALENQSENSLIKEEVTYDDIAEVVAKWTGVPVTKMIQSEREKLLKLEDELHKRVVGQEEAIVAVSDAVRRSRAGLQNPNKPLGSFLFLGTTGVGKTELAKALADYLFDDENAMTRIDMSEYQERHSVSRLVGAPPGYVGYDEGGQLTEAVRRKPYSVVLLDEIEKAHPDTFNVLLQVLDEGRLTDNKGRVADFKNTIIIMTSNMGSHLIQEKFEGFDILKDDVDATMELAKTEVLGLLKQTVRPEFINRIDDIILFTPLSEKDIEQIVRIQLNSIKKMIAEQHIILNATNEAITYLAKKGYQPEFGARPVKRVIQKEVLNQLSKEILSGAVTTDSNILLDVFDEVLVFRNQSDSNIGNNN, translated from the coding sequence ATGAATTTCAACAATTATACAACAAAATCACAAGAAACCATACAGCAGGCGCAACAGTTAGCGCAATCTTATGGAAATCAACAAATAGAAAATGAGCATATTTTTAAAGCATTATTTACTGTTGATGAAAATGTGTTACCATTTATATTAAAGAAACTAAATATTAATATTAGTATTTTAGAACAGATTCTAGAAAAGCAATTAGAAAGCTTTCCTAAGGTTTCTGGAGCGGAATTAATGCTTTCTCGTGAAACGAATAAAACATTAAACGAAGCGTCTATTATCGCTAAAAAAATGACCGATGAATATGTTTCTATTGAGCATTTAATTTTAGCTATTTTTAAATCAAAAAGTCAGATAACTCAAGTTTTAAAAGATCAAGGTGTTACTGAAAAAAGCTTAACAGCAACCATTGATGAATTACGAAAAGGTGAACGTGTTACTTCTCAAAGCGCTGAAGAAACTTATAATTCATTAAATAAATATGCTAATAATCTAAATAAATTAGCCCAAGACGGAAAATTAGATCCTGTAATTGGTAGAGATGAAGAAATCCGCAGATTATTACAGATTTTATCTAGAAGAACAAAAAACAATCCCCTATTAGTTGGGGAACCAGGAACAGGTAAAACAGCTATTGCCGAAGGATTAGCACACAGAATTATTAGAGGTGATGTTCCTGAAAACTTAAAGAGTAAAATAATTTACTCTTTAGATATGGGAGCTTTAATAGCTGGAGCTAAATTTAAAGGAGAGTTTGAAGAGCGTTTAAAATCCGTAGTAAAAGAGGTTACCTCATCAGATGGAGATATTGTTTTGTTTATCGATGAAATACATACTTTAGTTGGCGCTGGTGGCGGTGATGGAGCTATGGATGCGGCTAATATTTTAAAACCTGCTTTGGCGCGTGGTGAATTACGAGCAATTGGAGCTACTACTTTAGACGAGTATCAAAAGTATTTTGAAAAAGACAAAGCTTTAGAGCGTCGTTTTCAAAAGGTAATTGTTGATGAACCAGATACTGAAAGCGCTATCTCTATTTTACGAGGAATTAAAGATAAATACGAAGCACATCATAAAGTTCGTATTAAAGATGAAGCAATTATTGGCGCAGTAGAATTATCGCAACGTTATATTACCAATCGTTTTTTACCTGATAAAGCTATTGATTTAATGGATGAGGCAGCTTCTAAATTACGTATGGAAATGAATTCTAAACCAGAAAATTTAGATATTCTTGATCGTAAAATAATGCAATTAGAAATTGAAATTGAAGCTATAAAACGTGAAAATGATACCATTAAATTAAAATCATTAAATGAAGATGTTGCTAATCTTAAAGAAGAACGTAATGAAATAAGTGCGAAATGGTTATCAGAAAAAGCCGTTGTAGATGCTGTTCAGCAATTAAAAACAGATATTGAAAATTATTCAATTGAAGCTGATAAAGCCGAACGCAATGGTGATTACGGTAAAGTAGCAGAATTAAGATATGGTAAAATAAAAGAAGCTCAAAAATTATTAGAAGTTCAACAAGAAGCTTTAGAGAATCAAAGTGAAAATTCTTTAATTAAAGAAGAAGTTACTTATGATGATATTGCCGAAGTTGTAGCGAAATGGACTGGAGTTCCTGTAACTAAAATGATTCAATCAGAACGTGAAAAATTATTAAAACTAGAAGATGAATTACACAAACGTGTTGTAGGACAAGAAGAAGCAATTGTAGCGGTTTCTGATGCTGTACGTCGTTCAAGAGCAGGTTTGCAAAACCCGAATAAACCTTTAGGAAGTTTCTTGTTTTTAGGAACTACAGGTGTCGGTAAAACAGAATTAGCAAAAGCATTAGCCGATTATTTATTTGATGATGAAAATGCGATGACTCGTATTGATATGAGTGAATATCAAGAGCGTCATTCAGTGAGTAGATTAGTCGGAGCACCTCCTGGCTATGTTGGTTATGATGAAGGTGGACAATTAACAGAAGCAGTTCGTAGAAAGCCCTACTCTGTTGTTTTGTTAGATGAAATTGAAAAAGCACACCCTGATACATTTAATGTTTTACTACAAGTTTTAGATGAAGGACGTTTAACTGATAATAAAGGACGTGTTGCTGATTTTAAAAATACTATCATTATTATGACCTCAAATATGGGTAGTCATTTAATTCAAGAGAAATTTGAAGGTTTTGATATTTTAAAAGATGATGTTGATGCAACAATGGAACTTGCTAAAACGGAAGTTTTAGGATTATTAAAACAAACCGTACGCCCTGAGTTTATAAATAGAATTGATGATATTATCTTGTTTACTCCTTTATCAGAAAAAGATATCGAACAAATTGTAAGAATACAATTGAATAGTATTAAAAAGATGATTGCTGAACAACATATAATTTTAAATGCTACGAATGAAGCTATCACCTATTTAGCTAAAAAAGGATATCAACCTGAATTTGGAGCAAGACCTGTAAAACGTGTTATTCAAAAAGAAGTATTAAATCAATTATCAAAAGAAATATTATCAGGTGCTGTAACTACAGATAGTAATATTTTATTAGATGTTTTTGATGAGGTATTAGTTTTTAGAAATCAATCAGATAGTAATATTGGTAATAATAATTAA
- a CDS encoding carboxypeptidase-like regulatory domain-containing protein — protein sequence MNNPYYCNIQKNYLSLIVFIFISISSYSQQLKGQVIDSETKKPLSAAHILNLNAVTGTITNEKGLFELTSKANDTVLVSFLGFSSIKLKVTNDLLKGNEVVISLREKPEDVKEVVIKSTDLIGVLEVDVKQVPQDRFTRIHINGLPQTYEIGKPQKISSPIAKLLNPVDLVYNLFGRKPKQLKKIKKLKNNDDLRKMLAGKFDREVMMEYLEMDRQELNKLLIDCEYSDYFIKKASDLQIIEAVLNCYENHKAIKKGKIEINRIPDTRN from the coding sequence ATCAATAATCCTTATTATTGTAACATACAAAAAAACTACCTATCCCTTATCGTATTTATATTTATATCTATTTCAAGTTACTCTCAACAACTGAAAGGACAAGTTATTGATTCGGAAACTAAAAAACCTTTGAGCGCTGCACATATTTTAAATTTAAACGCAGTTACTGGTACTATTACTAATGAAAAAGGACTTTTTGAATTGACATCAAAAGCAAATGATACTGTTTTAGTTTCTTTTTTAGGATTCTCTTCTATTAAGCTAAAAGTGACAAACGACCTTTTAAAAGGAAATGAAGTAGTAATATCATTAAGAGAAAAACCTGAAGATGTTAAAGAAGTTGTTATAAAATCAACAGATTTAATTGGTGTTTTAGAAGTTGATGTTAAACAAGTTCCTCAAGATAGATTTACAAGGATTCATATTAACGGATTGCCACAAACTTACGAAATCGGAAAGCCTCAAAAAATATCATCACCTATTGCCAAATTACTAAATCCTGTTGATTTGGTATATAACCTCTTCGGAAGAAAGCCTAAGCAACTTAAAAAAATCAAAAAACTTAAAAATAATGATGATTTACGTAAGATGTTAGCAGGTAAGTTTGATAGAGAAGTAATGATGGAATACCTAGAAATGGACAGGCAAGAACTGAATAAATTACTAATAGATTGTGAATATTCAGATTATTTTATAAAAAAAGCAAGCGATTTACAAATAATTGAAGCAGTATTAAATTGCTACGAAAATCATAAAGCTATTAAAAAAGGTAAAATTGAAATAAACCGAATACCTGATACTAGAAATTAA
- a CDS encoding peptidylprolyl isomerase codes for MIKFKHLFYFVLVSIFLYSCSSNNNTNIPNFDHEAQAVKDKDTIVKFLKSHYYKDDVDSIKPLITGKTALFTDNRLKMQTVNEYDLDYTYYYFVKKQGISAKKQTTVVDSVFTTYRLSSFVDSDELVKESDLETPTWFNGDYTRLIRGWLYGFSHFKGGTLKTNDDGTPINGPVSYNNIGEGFFLLPSGLAYRNNAGLTNKNLLYIINLHDIVEDTDHDLDNVPSILEDVDGDGKPWNDDTDSNQVVNYLDNDDDGDSKLTKNEVDKEGGNPLNNFSDPNKPSTPDFLNRDIYK; via the coding sequence ATGATAAAATTTAAACATCTTTTTTATTTCGTATTGGTAAGTATTTTTTTGTACTCATGTAGTTCAAATAATAATACAAATATTCCTAATTTCGATCATGAAGCACAGGCTGTAAAAGACAAAGATACTATTGTTAAGTTTTTAAAATCTCATTATTATAAAGATGATGTTGATTCAATTAAGCCTTTAATTACAGGTAAAACAGCTTTGTTTACAGATAATAGATTAAAAATGCAGACTGTAAATGAATATGATTTAGATTATACATATTATTACTTTGTGAAAAAACAAGGAATATCAGCTAAAAAACAAACGACTGTTGTTGATTCTGTTTTCACAACTTATAGACTAAGCTCTTTTGTTGATTCTGATGAATTAGTTAAAGAAAGTGATTTAGAAACTCCAACTTGGTTTAATGGTGATTACACAAGATTAATTAGAGGTTGGCTATATGGATTTTCACATTTTAAAGGAGGTACTTTAAAAACAAATGATGATGGAACTCCTATTAATGGTCCTGTTTCTTACAATAATATTGGAGAAGGTTTTTTCTTACTTCCTTCTGGTTTAGCATATAGAAATAATGCTGGATTAACTAATAAAAACTTATTATATATTATTAATTTACATGATATCGTAGAAGATACAGATCATGATTTAGATAATGTTCCTTCTATATTGGAAGATGTTGATGGCGACGGTAAACCATGGAATGATGATACTGATAGTAATCAAGTAGTAAATTATCTTGATAATGATGATGATGGAGATAGTAAATTAACAAAGAATGAAGTTGATAAAGAAGGTGGAAATCCACTTAATAACTTTAGCGACCCTAATAAACCATCTACTCCAGATTTTTTAAATAGAGATATTTACAAGTAA
- a CDS encoding phosphoribosyltransferase domain-containing protein: MNVSDSIILNNLQVEQKIRRIAFQIYESNSNEKEIVIAGIANNGYLFAEKIHKVLLEISPLKIELCKVFIDKKKPRKPITTSLTIPEYENKSLVLIDDVLSSGTTLIYAIKHFLDVPLKRFKTAVLVNRNHKKYPVKADFKGISLSTSTKEHVVVEFDNDETVVYLT; this comes from the coding sequence ATGAACGTATCAGATTCTATTATATTAAACAATTTACAAGTTGAACAAAAAATTCGTCGTATTGCTTTTCAAATTTACGAGAGCAATAGCAACGAAAAAGAAATTGTAATTGCAGGAATTGCCAATAATGGTTATTTATTTGCTGAAAAAATACACAAAGTATTATTAGAGATATCTCCTTTAAAAATTGAACTTTGTAAGGTTTTTATTGATAAAAAAAAGCCCAGAAAACCTATTACAACTTCTTTAACTATTCCTGAATACGAAAATAAGTCGTTAGTTTTAATTGATGATGTTTTAAGCTCAGGAACTACCTTAATATATGCTATAAAGCATTTTTTAGATGTTCCGTTAAAACGATTTAAAACAGCTGTGCTAGTAAATAGAAACCACAAGAAATACCCTGTAAAAGCAGATTTTAAAGGGATTTCCCTTTCTACATCAACCAAAGAACACGTTGTTGTTGAGTTTGATAATGATGAAACAGTGGTATATCTAACCTAA